CTAAAAAAAAGCGAATATTTTTGATTAGCTCAAAAAGTATGAGGATATTTTTGCCGTGAATGGCATCATTGAGAAAAAAACAATATTTGGCAGATATACACACCTTTTATACAACAATAAGATAAAGTTGCCTAAAAATCAGCCTTTATACCCCATTCCACAGCAAATTTGTTTTGAATATTTTAATCGCCATTGCCAATAAAATAACACCAAAAATACGGCGCAGTACTTCAATGCCGCTATTGCCGAGCAGACGTTCAATGAGGGGCAAAAAACGCAATACTATATATACAATAATAAGATTGAGCAATATGCCGATGGCAATGGTGTAGGGGTCGTATTGGGATTTGAGCGTGATGATAGTGGTGAGTGTACCGGCTCCGGCAATGAGCGGAAAAGCAATAGGCATCACTGACACGGTGCGGGGACTGGCTTCTTTGCTGCGGAATAAATTAATACCCAAAATCATTTCCAGCGCCATTAAAAACAATATAAATGAACCCGCCAAAGCAAAAGAAGGCACATCGACACCAAAAAACGACAACATACTCGCTCCCAAAAACAAAAATGCAAACATAATGCCTCCCGATACCAAAGTGGCACGCAAAGAATTGATATTGCCCGTTTTACTGCGTAAATCCAAAAAAATAGGAATAGCACCCAATACATCAATTACGGCAAACAAAGTAAGGCTTACACGCAAAATTTCTTTTATATCTAATTTCATAATTTATTATATTTTAATGATAATCAACATACTTCGCGAGTATGCTGTTTTTATGGTTATGAAAGGGACAAAGTTCATATTTTTTTATGGTAACTTTCAACAAAAAACCTTAATTTTGCTTGCACATCAACCGTACATCTCCATATTATGCCCTACTATCATCGTTTGGGAAATATCCCGCACAAAAGGCACACTCAATTCCGCAAAGCCGACGGCTCACTTTACTCCGAAGAGTTGTTTTCTACCGAAGGTTTCTCCGACAACTACTCCTTATTATACAGTTGTCAGCCGCCTACTGCCATTACAAACGTAGGCGATGCGTATAGCGTAGCCCCTAAAACTGCTTTCAGCAAACAACTGAAACAGGTCAATTTAAACGGCTTTCAGATTGCTCCCCGAGCCGATTATTTGGAAAGCCGCACCCCTGTATTAGTGAATAACGACTGCCATATTATTTTGGCAGCACCGCAACAGTCGCTGCGCAATTATTTTTATAAAAATGCTGATGCTGATGAAATGATTTTTGTGCACGTGGGCTCGGGCGTATTGCGCACGATGTATGGCAACATTGATTTCTCTTATGGCGATTATCTCATTATTCCGCGCGGCACTATTTATCAAATAGATTTTCATACCGCCGACAACCGCCTGTTTATCGTGGAGTCGTTTCACCCGATAGAATTTCCGAAACGCTACCTGAGCAAATACGGACAACTGCAAGAACACGCTCCTTTCTGTGAGCGCGACATTCGTCCGCCACATACCCTCGAAACCCACGACGAAAGCGGCGAATTTTTGATTAAAGTAAAAAAACAAGGCAATATCTATCCGTATTATTATGCGTTTCATCCGTTCAATATCGTAGGCTGGGACGGCTACAGCTATCCGTATGCACTCTCTATCCACGATTTTGAACCCATCACGGGCAGAGTGCATCAGCCGCCGCCCGTACACCAAACCTTCGATACTCGTGCTTTTGTGGTGTGCAGCTTTGTGCCGCGCCTCTACGATTATCACCCGCAAGCCATTCCTGCACCCTACAACCACAGCAATATCGACAGCGACGAGGTACTGTATTATGTAGATGGCGATTTTATGAGCCGCAAACACGTTGAAAAAGGTATGATTACGCTGCACCCGGGCGGTATTCCGCACGGACCACACCCGGGCACCATAGAAAAAAGCATCGGAGCCAAAGAAACCCGCGAGTTGGCGGTGATGGTGGATACCTTCCGACCTTTGCTGCTCACCGAAGCTGCTTTGGCTATTGAAAATCCCGACTATTACCGCTCTTGGTTGGGATAAATAAATGGATAGTGTTTAGTTTTGAATGATTAGTTATTAGTTAATTGCATTATTTCCAATTTATTATATCATTGATTATCATTCAATATTTAACACTACCAATAAATGAGGATTTTTTTTATAAAAAACCACACCGCCCCAAAATTGATTTTTGAGGCGGTGTGCTATAAAAAGATTAAAATAAACATTAAGACTTTAAACAATTTGTTTTTCTGTCAAAACAAAATTTTCTTTCTTATTAATAAATTCAGTTTATAATGCGTTTAAAAACTTAATCAAATTATCCCTATCCGTTTTTGACAGGTTTTTATATTTTTTTTGACTGGATTCCGCTTCTCCGCCGTGCCACAAAATAGCTTCCTCCATCGTTTTTGCCCTGCCATCGTGCAAAAAAGTAGCATTGGGATTAATAACGTGCGTGAGACCAATTCCCCAAAGCGGGGGTGTCCGCCATTCTTGCCCGTCAGCTAAAAATGTCGGGCGATTATCTGCCAAACCTTCGCCCATATCATGCAAAAGCAAATCCGTATAAGGATAAATAGTTTGATTGGATAAGGCTGCTATCTCGT
The window above is part of the Sphingobacteriales bacterium genome. Proteins encoded here:
- a CDS encoding MarC family protein, which encodes MKLDIKEILRVSLTLFAVIDVLGAIPIFLDLRSKTGNINSLRATLVSGGIMFAFLFLGASMLSFFGVDVPSFALAGSFILFLMALEMILGINLFRSKEASPRTVSVMPIAFPLIAGAGTLTTIITLKSQYDPYTIAIGILLNLIIVYIVLRFLPLIERLLGNSGIEVLRRIFGVILLAMAIKIFKTNLLWNGV
- a CDS encoding homogentisate 1,2-dioxygenase; this translates as MPYYHRLGNIPHKRHTQFRKADGSLYSEELFSTEGFSDNYSLLYSCQPPTAITNVGDAYSVAPKTAFSKQLKQVNLNGFQIAPRADYLESRTPVLVNNDCHIILAAPQQSLRNYFYKNADADEMIFVHVGSGVLRTMYGNIDFSYGDYLIIPRGTIYQIDFHTADNRLFIVESFHPIEFPKRYLSKYGQLQEHAPFCERDIRPPHTLETHDESGEFLIKVKKQGNIYPYYYAFHPFNIVGWDGYSYPYALSIHDFEPITGRVHQPPPVHQTFDTRAFVVCSFVPRLYDYHPQAIPAPYNHSNIDSDEVLYYVDGDFMSRKHVEKGMITLHPGGIPHGPHPGTIEKSIGAKETRELAVMVDTFRPLLLTEAALAIENPDYYRSWLG